Proteins encoded within one genomic window of Halomonas sp. YLGW01:
- a CDS encoding TolC family outer membrane protein → MLPLVMSLALAAQAQGADLLGIASDALENDASLAAARANLNSTRESREVANGDLLPQLTASGQLAHNRTYDSQQSTLSGQGSDDTYNSGSLSLAASQALYDAANARDVEAAERQIDQQTLELVADEQQLLFDASSAYFEILRANDILAARQAQERAISRQLEQAREQFEVGLIAITDVEEARASFDQARAERITAQSDLEVSFEELERLTGKRYSSIQGLAEELAVELPTPSDRDAWVDLALEESPLLKSAMAGVEVSRANVETSKAARLPVVEAFADYDYADSDRDQYEGHDSASQVGVSVSLPLYTGGSTSAQIRQSTYTLESSQYEAEAQRRSTIQQVRSLFTQVRNDVATVEARRQAVVSNRSALDATRSGYEVGTRNIVDVLDAEQSLYDAISNLAEARYDYVLDLLELRQQAGTLNVEVIRELNAELDADQAVMLDVGEGSDAYDAMLDIGKPPQRGS, encoded by the coding sequence ATGCTGCCCCTGGTGATGTCGCTTGCGCTGGCAGCTCAGGCGCAGGGCGCCGATCTTTTGGGTATCGCCAGCGACGCCCTGGAGAACGATGCCAGCCTGGCCGCGGCGCGAGCGAACCTCAACAGTACCCGGGAAAGCCGTGAGGTGGCGAACGGTGACCTGCTGCCGCAGCTCACCGCCTCCGGCCAGCTGGCTCACAACCGCACCTATGACAGTCAGCAGTCGACCCTGAGTGGTCAGGGCAGCGATGACACCTACAACAGCGGCAGCCTTTCCCTCGCGGCTAGCCAGGCGCTTTATGATGCGGCCAATGCTCGGGACGTGGAGGCGGCCGAGCGCCAGATCGACCAGCAGACCCTGGAGCTGGTCGCCGATGAGCAGCAGCTGCTGTTCGATGCCTCGAGCGCCTACTTCGAGATCCTTCGCGCCAATGACATCCTCGCCGCTCGACAGGCCCAGGAGCGGGCGATTTCCCGCCAGCTGGAGCAGGCTCGCGAGCAGTTCGAGGTCGGCCTGATCGCGATCACCGATGTCGAAGAGGCCCGCGCCAGCTTCGACCAGGCTCGGGCCGAGCGGATCACCGCCCAGAGCGATCTGGAGGTCAGCTTCGAGGAACTCGAGCGGCTGACCGGCAAGCGGTATTCGAGCATCCAGGGGCTGGCCGAGGAGCTGGCGGTCGAGCTGCCGACCCCGTCCGATCGGGATGCCTGGGTCGACCTGGCCCTCGAGGAGAGCCCGCTGCTCAAGAGCGCCATGGCCGGGGTCGAGGTCTCCCGCGCGAACGTCGAGACCTCCAAGGCCGCTCGCCTGCCGGTGGTCGAGGCCTTTGCCGACTACGACTATGCCGATAGCGACCGGGATCAGTATGAGGGTCACGACTCGGCCAGCCAGGTCGGGGTGAGTGTCAGCCTGCCGCTCTATACCGGCGGCTCGACCAGCGCCCAGATCCGCCAGAGCACCTACACCCTGGAGTCGAGCCAGTACGAGGCCGAGGCCCAGCGTCGTTCCACCATCCAGCAGGTGCGCTCGCTGTTCACCCAGGTGCGCAACGACGTGGCCACCGTGGAGGCGCGTCGTCAGGCGGTGGTCTCCAACCGCAGTGCCCTGGACGCGACCCGCTCGGGCTACGAGGTCGGCACCCGCAACATCGTCGACGTGCTGGATGCCGAGCAGAGTCTCTACGACGCCATCTCCAACCTCGCCGAGGCGCGCTACGACTATGTGCTCGACCTGCTCGAGCTGCGACAGCAGGCCGGCACCCTGAATGTCGAGGTGATCCGCGAGCTCAATGCGGAGCTCGACGCCGACCAGGCCGTGATGCTGGACGTCGGCGAGGGCAGCGATGCCTACGACGCCATGCTCGACATCGGCAAGCCCCCGCAGCGGGGGAGCTAA
- a CDS encoding TetR family transcriptional regulator gives MARKTKADAEATREALLDAAEDIFFEKGVARTTLEQIARHAGMTRGAVYWHFKNKADLFHAMSDRVHLPFEELTRELDAPQQGHTPIETIRLTLRHALMRIEQPRHRRVLSIILHRCEFFSDINPLQMQHRMANDCYRSMLRHFEMAERAGQLAPGVDATRAAQMMEYTIGGMLHDWLRTPEEYSLTERGRGIIDSLLDLLSRDTAEPSSPADGSA, from the coding sequence ATGGCCCGAAAGACCAAAGCCGACGCCGAGGCGACCCGCGAGGCGCTGCTGGATGCCGCCGAGGACATCTTCTTCGAGAAGGGCGTCGCCCGCACGACACTGGAACAGATCGCCCGCCATGCGGGAATGACCCGTGGCGCCGTCTATTGGCACTTCAAGAACAAGGCGGATCTGTTTCACGCCATGAGCGACCGGGTGCACCTTCCCTTCGAAGAGCTGACCCGGGAGCTGGACGCCCCGCAGCAGGGTCATACGCCGATCGAGACCATTCGCCTGACGCTCAGACATGCGCTCATGCGCATCGAACAGCCCCGCCATCGCCGCGTGCTCTCGATCATCCTGCATCGCTGCGAGTTCTTCAGCGACATCAACCCGCTGCAGATGCAACACCGGATGGCCAATGACTGCTACCGCTCGATGCTGCGCCACTTCGAGATGGCCGAGCGCGCCGGACAGCTGGCACCGGGCGTCGATGCGACCCGGGCCGCCCAGATGATGGAATACACCATCGGCGGCATGCTGCACGACTGGCTGCGTACCCCCGAGGAGTACTCCCTCACCGAGCGGGGCCGGGGCATCATCGATAGCCTCCTCGACCTGCTGTCCCGCGATACCGCAGAGCCGTCCTCCCCGGCCGACGGTTCTGCCTGA
- a CDS encoding succinylglutamate desuccinylase/aspartoacylase family protein — protein MARAPFELAGVRVSPGSRAQIDVPVAKLYTHAPLHIPVEVVHGRQPGPTLLVCGAIHGDEINGVEIVRRLLRLKGLQGLRGTLIAVPIVNVFGFVQHSRYLPDRRDLNRCFPGSETGSLGSRVAALFREEIVDQASHIIDLHTGAIHRTNLPQIRAQLTPGSETEAIAMAFGVPVILNAELREGSLRHYAQNRGVPVLTYEAGEALRFDEWAIAPGVRGVRRVMRAIGMLASDRRRATPRPAEIANGSSWARAPIDGILRPKVRLGARVAKGEVLGKVADPFGNSEEEVRATADGIVIGMGNLPLANEGEALFHVARFDAIEEAESAVETFQSDYDPVPEGMA, from the coding sequence ATGGCTCGTGCCCCCTTCGAACTCGCCGGTGTCAGGGTGTCCCCCGGTAGCCGCGCTCAGATCGACGTGCCGGTGGCGAAGCTCTACACCCATGCGCCGCTGCACATTCCCGTCGAGGTGGTGCATGGCCGCCAGCCCGGTCCCACCCTGCTGGTCTGTGGCGCCATCCACGGCGATGAGATCAATGGCGTCGAGATCGTGCGCCGTCTATTGCGTTTGAAGGGCCTTCAGGGGCTGCGCGGCACCCTGATCGCGGTGCCCATCGTCAACGTCTTCGGCTTCGTGCAGCACAGCCGCTACCTGCCCGATCGTCGCGATCTCAATCGCTGCTTCCCGGGCAGCGAGACCGGCTCGCTGGGCTCGCGGGTCGCCGCGCTGTTTCGCGAAGAGATCGTCGATCAGGCCAGCCACATCATCGACCTGCACACCGGCGCCATCCATCGCACCAACCTGCCACAGATCCGGGCCCAGCTGACGCCGGGCAGCGAGACGGAGGCCATCGCCATGGCCTTCGGTGTGCCGGTGATCCTCAACGCCGAGCTGCGCGAGGGCAGCCTGCGCCACTATGCGCAGAACCGCGGTGTGCCGGTGCTGACCTACGAGGCCGGCGAGGCGCTGCGCTTCGACGAGTGGGCGATCGCCCCCGGGGTGCGAGGCGTGCGCCGGGTGATGCGCGCCATCGGCATGTTGGCCAGCGACCGCCGTCGCGCCACGCCGCGTCCGGCAGAGATCGCCAATGGCTCGAGCTGGGCGCGGGCGCCGATCGACGGCATTCTGAGGCCCAAGGTGCGTCTCGGCGCTCGGGTCGCCAAGGGCGAGGTGCTGGGCAAGGTCGCCGACCCCTTCGGCAATTCGGAGGAGGAGGTGCGTGCCACCGCCGATGGTATCGTGATCGGCATGGGCAACCTGCCGCTTGCCAATGAGGGGGAAGCACTTTTTCATGTGGCGCGCTTCGATGCCATCGAGGAGGCCGAAAGCGCGGTCGAGACCTTCCAGTCGGATTACGACCCGGTCCCGGAGGGCATGGCGTAG
- a CDS encoding TraR/DksA C4-type zinc finger protein, which produces MSQRTMALEALRDDLIARLERYRDSKERSEGALDKDLEDQSIELESSEVVDALENEAEAELKQVMHALARIAAGDGERCEDCGTPIEAKRLTALPSTTRCLNCAQQP; this is translated from the coding sequence ATGAGTCAACGCACCATGGCCCTCGAGGCCCTGCGAGACGATCTGATTGCGCGACTCGAGCGATATCGTGACAGCAAGGAGCGCTCTGAGGGCGCCCTGGACAAGGACCTGGAGGATCAGTCCATCGAGCTCGAGAGTAGCGAGGTGGTCGATGCGCTGGAAAACGAGGCGGAAGCCGAACTCAAGCAGGTGATGCATGCCTTGGCGCGCATCGCTGCGGGAGACGGCGAGCGTTGTGAAGATTGTGGCACCCCCATCGAGGCCAAGCGGCTGACGGCGCTGCCTTCCACGACCCGTTGCCTGAACTGCGCCCAGCAGCCCTGA
- the dusA gene encoding tRNA dihydrouridine(20/20a) synthase DusA yields the protein MTDLANPTPTPAPLDRTFSVAPMMDWTTRDYRAFARTLSRRALLYTEMVTTGAILHGSPRERFLGYDGVEHPLALQLGGSDAGELAECAAIAEAWGYDEVNLNVGCPSDRVQNNLIGACLMGHPDKVAAAVKAMQAAVSIPVTVKCRIGIDDQDEDADLERFIGEVASAGCEIFSLHARKAWLEGLSPKQNRDVPPLNYGRVHRLKQQHPELHIGINGGIKTLDECRTHLERVDSVMIGREAYQNPWLLAGVDEALYGQPGPAASRHDAARAFRPYIATRLDEGAKLNHLTRHLLGLFQGCPGGRRFRRHLSENAHRDGAGLEVFDEALSLVSEERLAQPA from the coding sequence ATGACTGACCTGGCCAATCCGACCCCGACTCCCGCGCCGCTGGATCGCACCTTCTCGGTGGCCCCGATGATGGACTGGACGACCCGCGACTACCGCGCCTTCGCCCGCACCCTGAGCCGTCGTGCCCTTTTGTATACCGAGATGGTCACCACCGGGGCGATCCTGCATGGCAGCCCGCGGGAGCGATTCCTGGGCTATGACGGCGTGGAACACCCCCTCGCCTTGCAGCTCGGCGGCAGCGATGCCGGCGAACTGGCCGAGTGCGCGGCGATCGCCGAGGCCTGGGGCTATGACGAGGTCAATCTCAACGTCGGCTGCCCCAGCGATCGGGTGCAGAACAACCTGATCGGCGCCTGCCTGATGGGGCATCCGGACAAGGTGGCGGCGGCGGTCAAGGCGATGCAGGCGGCGGTGTCGATCCCGGTGACGGTGAAGTGCCGCATCGGCATCGACGACCAGGACGAGGACGCGGATCTCGAGCGTTTCATCGGCGAGGTCGCCTCCGCCGGCTGCGAGATCTTCTCCTTGCATGCCCGCAAGGCCTGGCTCGAAGGCCTGTCGCCCAAGCAGAACCGCGACGTGCCGCCGCTGAACTACGGCCGCGTGCATCGGCTGAAGCAGCAGCACCCCGAACTGCACATCGGCATCAATGGCGGCATCAAGACCCTGGACGAGTGCCGCACACACCTGGAACGGGTCGACAGCGTGATGATCGGTCGCGAGGCCTACCAGAACCCCTGGCTGCTGGCCGGCGTCGATGAGGCGCTCTATGGCCAGCCAGGGCCGGCGGCGAGCCGCCATGACGCGGCTCGCGCCTTCCGCCCCTACATCGCCACGCGGCTTGACGAAGGCGCCAAGCTCAACCACCTCACCCGCCACCTGCTGGGCCTCTTCCAGGGGTGTCCGGGCGGCCGACGTTTCCGCCGTCACCTCTCGGAAAACGCCCACCGGGATGGCGCCGGGCTCGAGGTCTTCGACGAAGCGCTGTCACTGGTCTCAGAGGAGCGCCTGGCCCAGCCGGCCTGA
- a CDS encoding LysR family transcriptional regulator: MAVLDALRVFVEVVRAGSFTAASRRLGISKSMASKRVAALEDELGVNLLHRSTRSLHLTEAGQIYYEHGLRIREELEAAEAQVQSVTARPRGQLKVSAQVSFGFMYLAEPTTAFMRRYPDVAVEILLEDQRFEPIDDAVDLAIRMGPLPPSSLVSRPLCKVVYGLYAAPEYLARVADPLHPQDIRDHDTVFYGNYDLGAHWRFSLNGQPLDIEPNSRLVINNLLGVVEAAKAGFGLAYLPTFAARSAVAEGQLVPLLQPYWNEHGSMLVLFRSRKYLPDKTRAYLDFITDWFREHLAL; the protein is encoded by the coding sequence ATGGCAGTGCTCGATGCCCTCAGGGTCTTCGTCGAGGTGGTGAGAGCCGGCAGCTTCACCGCCGCCTCGCGGCGGCTGGGAATTTCCAAGTCCATGGCCTCCAAGAGGGTGGCGGCGCTCGAAGACGAGCTGGGGGTCAATCTCCTGCATCGCTCGACCCGCTCGCTGCACCTCACCGAGGCCGGGCAGATCTATTACGAACATGGCCTGCGCATCCGCGAGGAACTGGAGGCCGCCGAGGCCCAGGTGCAGTCAGTTACGGCGCGGCCGCGCGGACAGCTCAAGGTGAGTGCTCAGGTCAGCTTCGGTTTCATGTACCTGGCCGAACCCACCACGGCCTTCATGCGGCGCTACCCCGACGTGGCGGTGGAGATCCTGCTCGAGGATCAGCGTTTCGAGCCGATCGATGACGCCGTCGATCTGGCGATCCGCATGGGGCCCCTGCCGCCCTCGAGCCTGGTCTCCAGGCCGTTGTGCAAGGTGGTCTATGGGCTCTATGCGGCGCCGGAGTACCTGGCGCGGGTCGCCGATCCGTTGCATCCCCAGGACATCCGTGACCACGACACCGTTTTCTACGGCAACTACGACCTGGGCGCCCACTGGCGCTTCTCGCTCAATGGCCAGCCGCTGGATATCGAGCCGAACTCGCGGCTGGTGATCAACAATCTGCTGGGGGTGGTGGAGGCGGCCAAGGCCGGCTTCGGGTTGGCCTACCTCCCGACCTTCGCTGCCCGCTCGGCCGTAGCCGAAGGGCAGCTGGTGCCGCTGCTGCAGCCCTACTGGAACGAGCACGGCAGCATGTTGGTGCTGTTCCGCTCGCGCAAGTACCTGCCGGACAAGACCCGGGCCTACCTGGATTTCATCACTGACTGGTTCCGCGAGCACCTGGCGCTATAG
- a CDS encoding SDR family NAD(P)-dependent oxidoreductase → MLKHLPDDFTAVITGAGGGIGRAMLKALLQSPRPGRIIAMSRQPPAQDDPRLTHLALDVTTDEGLGALAEHLEGTPVHLVFNAVGTLHDDTLGIAPEKKLDELSFSALDHLFHVNAATPAMLLRALEPSLKGQHPTLFASLSARVGSIGDNGLGGWYAYRASKAAHNMLLKGASVELRRLNKQAILLSLHPGTTDTGLSKPFQARVPEGKLFSPAFVAERLLEVMDARTPADSGSFWDWAGEPIPW, encoded by the coding sequence ATGCTCAAGCACCTTCCCGACGATTTCACCGCCGTGATCACCGGTGCCGGCGGCGGCATCGGCCGCGCCATGCTAAAGGCCCTGCTGCAAAGCCCCCGCCCCGGTCGAATCATCGCCATGTCGCGTCAGCCGCCGGCGCAGGATGACCCGCGCCTCACCCACCTGGCGCTGGATGTCACCACCGACGAGGGGCTCGGTGCGCTCGCTGAGCACCTCGAGGGCACGCCCGTTCACCTCGTCTTCAATGCCGTCGGTACCCTGCATGACGACACGCTCGGCATCGCCCCGGAGAAGAAGCTCGACGAGTTGAGCTTCTCGGCCCTGGATCATCTCTTTCACGTCAACGCCGCCACGCCGGCCATGCTGCTCCGGGCCCTTGAGCCCTCGCTGAAGGGCCAGCACCCCACCCTCTTCGCCAGCCTCTCGGCGCGGGTCGGTTCGATCGGCGACAACGGGCTCGGCGGTTGGTACGCCTATCGCGCCAGCAAGGCGGCCCACAACATGCTGCTCAAGGGCGCCAGCGTCGAGCTCAGGCGTCTCAACAAGCAGGCCATCCTGCTCAGCCTGCACCCCGGCACCACCGATACCGGGCTGTCCAAGCCCTTCCAAGCCAGGGTGCCGGAGGGCAAGCTGTTCTCCCCCGCCTTCGTCGCCGAGCGGCTACTCGAGGTGATGGATGCCCGCACCCCCGCCGACAGCGGCAGTTTCTGGGACTGGGCCGGCGAGCCGATTCCCTGGTAA
- a CDS encoding efflux RND transporter permease subunit, whose amino-acid sequence MTFSDFFIRRPVFATVVSVIIALVGIMALRALPIEQYPSVVPPTVSVEASYPGADADTVSQTVAAPLAEAINGVENMLYMNSTTSDSGTLSMNIAFAIGSDGDTNTINVNNRVQQTLSQLPESVQSQGVTVELKSSSILMVLGLTSPQNDYDATFMQNYATLNLLDELRQVPGVGSAEVLGGGEFAMRIWLNPDQLAEYDMTPAEVAEAVGSQNTEVSAGGLAKTPQGEARAYSYTITAPGRLKSADEFRDIILRTNADGSALRLDDVARIELGASSYNVDARLNGGSMTPIMISQQPGANALETAKQVIATMDRLQERFPPGLEYKVPYDTTLFIDASVNTVEHTFIEAFLIVAAIVLIFLQNWRTTAIAMSVVPVSVVGTFAGLYLFGFSINLLSLFALVLAIGIVVDDAILVVENVERILEEDPNIRILAATSRAMTEVGGPVIATSLIMAAVFVPVGFLGGFTGQIYQQFALTIAVSVAISAVVALTFTPAMCAIFVRHKSRHPRSRLVQGLTAPLRAFDRGFAAVTRAYLWLVALLVKRWILALTLGIATCVGSYALYESTPTSLVPETDQGMVLASVTLPEAASLARTQDYMARLSDKIEEVPAVRYVAAVAGYDMLSGAVNSARGIMFIAMEPWAERDMSASELIGQIMQFGAGLDGGKAMAFNLPPIIGLSTTGGFTGYLQSYEGAGAKELAQASMKVMQAANQRPELNRVFTTYNANVPSYRAEIDREKALSYGVSLDDLHTTLSSTLGSGFVNYFSYRSRNFQVYMQNEAEFRQTPDALNQIFVRGGDGERIPLSEFVTLERQSTAAVMTRFNVYPAAQFQGGPAPGYSSGQAVEAMQEVVADTLGDGWGMGWTGTAYQETNAGNAATLAVVFGIVMIILILAAQYESWSLPLAVITAVPFAFLGAIGGIVLRGLDISVYVEIGMLVVVGLAAKNAIMIVEFAELQRKEHGKSIREAAMIASELRFRPIVMTSLAFIFGTLPLATATGASDTSSQHIGTTVAVGMASVAVLASLFVPTYYAMIANVQQWLADKRGRRHDDMALESSTH is encoded by the coding sequence ATGACGTTTTCCGATTTCTTCATCCGCCGGCCGGTGTTTGCCACCGTGGTGTCGGTGATCATCGCGCTGGTGGGCATCATGGCGCTGCGTGCGCTGCCCATCGAGCAGTACCCGAGCGTGGTGCCGCCGACGGTGTCGGTGGAGGCCAGCTACCCGGGGGCCGACGCCGACACGGTGTCACAGACGGTCGCTGCGCCTCTCGCCGAGGCGATCAACGGCGTCGAGAACATGCTCTACATGAACTCGACGACCTCCGACAGCGGCACCCTGAGCATGAACATCGCCTTCGCGATCGGCTCGGACGGTGACACCAACACCATCAATGTCAACAACCGGGTCCAGCAGACCCTGTCGCAGCTGCCCGAGTCGGTGCAGTCGCAGGGCGTCACGGTGGAGTTGAAGTCCAGCAGCATCCTGATGGTGCTGGGCCTGACCTCGCCGCAGAACGATTATGATGCCACCTTCATGCAGAACTACGCGACCCTCAACCTGCTCGACGAGCTGCGCCAGGTGCCCGGGGTCGGCAGCGCCGAGGTGCTGGGGGGCGGCGAGTTCGCCATGCGCATCTGGCTCAATCCGGATCAGCTGGCCGAGTACGACATGACGCCGGCCGAGGTGGCCGAGGCGGTCGGCTCCCAGAACACCGAGGTGTCCGCGGGCGGCCTGGCCAAGACCCCGCAGGGCGAGGCGCGGGCCTACAGCTATACCATCACCGCGCCGGGGCGCCTGAAGAGCGCCGACGAGTTCCGCGACATCATCCTGCGCACCAACGCGGACGGCTCGGCGCTGCGCCTGGATGACGTGGCGCGCATCGAGCTGGGGGCTTCGTCCTATAACGTCGATGCACGGCTGAACGGCGGCAGCATGACGCCGATCATGATCAGCCAGCAGCCCGGTGCCAACGCCCTGGAGACGGCGAAGCAGGTGATTGCCACCATGGACCGGCTCCAGGAGCGTTTCCCGCCGGGGCTCGAGTACAAGGTGCCCTACGACACTACCCTGTTCATCGATGCCTCGGTTAACACGGTGGAGCATACCTTCATCGAGGCCTTCCTGATCGTCGCCGCGATCGTGCTGATCTTCCTGCAGAACTGGCGGACCACGGCGATCGCCATGTCGGTGGTGCCGGTGTCGGTGGTGGGCACCTTCGCCGGGCTCTACCTGTTCGGCTTCTCGATCAACCTGCTGTCGCTGTTCGCCCTGGTACTGGCCATCGGCATCGTGGTCGACGACGCCATCCTGGTAGTGGAGAACGTCGAGCGTATCCTCGAGGAAGACCCCAATATCAGAATCCTGGCCGCCACCAGCCGGGCGATGACGGAGGTCGGCGGCCCGGTCATCGCCACCTCGCTGATCATGGCGGCGGTGTTCGTGCCGGTGGGCTTCCTCGGCGGCTTCACGGGACAGATCTATCAGCAGTTCGCCTTGACCATCGCGGTGTCGGTGGCGATCTCGGCGGTGGTGGCGCTGACCTTCACGCCGGCGATGTGCGCGATCTTCGTGCGCCACAAGTCGCGCCATCCCCGCTCCCGGCTGGTTCAGGGTCTGACCGCGCCGCTGCGCGCCTTCGATCGCGGCTTTGCCGCCGTGACCCGGGCCTATCTGTGGCTGGTGGCCCTGCTGGTGAAGCGCTGGATCCTGGCGCTGACACTGGGCATCGCCACCTGCGTGGGCTCCTATGCCCTCTACGAGAGCACCCCGACCTCGCTGGTGCCCGAGACCGACCAGGGCATGGTGCTGGCCAGTGTCACCCTGCCCGAGGCGGCCTCGCTTGCGCGCACCCAGGACTACATGGCGCGGCTCAGCGACAAGATCGAAGAGGTGCCCGCGGTGCGCTATGTGGCCGCCGTGGCGGGCTATGACATGCTGTCCGGCGCAGTGAACTCCGCCCGTGGCATCATGTTCATCGCCATGGAACCCTGGGCCGAGCGTGACATGAGTGCCAGCGAGTTGATCGGGCAGATCATGCAGTTCGGGGCCGGCCTCGACGGCGGCAAGGCGATGGCCTTCAACCTGCCGCCGATCATCGGCCTGTCGACCACCGGCGGTTTCACCGGTTACCTGCAGTCCTACGAGGGGGCCGGCGCCAAGGAACTGGCACAGGCCTCGATGAAGGTGATGCAGGCGGCCAACCAGCGGCCCGAGCTCAACCGGGTGTTCACTACCTACAACGCCAATGTGCCGTCCTACCGCGCCGAGATCGATCGCGAGAAGGCCCTGAGCTATGGCGTGTCGCTGGATGACCTGCACACCACCCTGTCGAGTACTCTGGGCAGCGGCTTCGTGAACTACTTCTCGTATCGCAGCCGCAACTTCCAGGTCTACATGCAGAACGAGGCCGAGTTCCGTCAGACCCCGGACGCACTGAATCAGATCTTCGTACGGGGCGGCGACGGCGAGCGCATTCCGCTCTCCGAGTTCGTGACCCTCGAGCGGCAGTCCACCGCCGCGGTGATGACGCGCTTCAACGTCTATCCGGCGGCGCAGTTCCAGGGCGGGCCGGCGCCGGGCTACAGCTCCGGTCAGGCGGTCGAGGCCATGCAGGAGGTGGTCGCGGACACCCTGGGTGATGGTTGGGGCATGGGCTGGACCGGTACCGCCTACCAGGAGACCAATGCCGGCAATGCGGCCACCCTGGCGGTGGTGTTCGGCATCGTCATGATCATCTTGATCCTGGCCGCCCAGTACGAGAGCTGGTCGCTGCCGCTGGCGGTGATCACCGCGGTGCCCTTCGCCTTCCTGGGCGCCATCGGGGGCATCGTGCTGCGCGGGCTGGATATTAGCGTCTATGTCGAGATCGGCATGCTGGTGGTGGTCGGCCTGGCCGCCAAGAACGCCATCATGATCGTCGAGTTCGCCGAGCTGCAGCGCAAGGAGCACGGCAAGTCGATCCGCGAGGCGGCGATGATCGCCTCCGAGCTGCGCTTCCGGCCGATCGTGATGACCTCGCTGGCGTTCATCTTCGGTACCCTGCCGCTGGCCACCGCCACCGGTGCCAGTGACACCAGCAGCCAGCACATCGGCACCACCGTGGCGGTGGGCATGGCCTCGGTGGCCGTGCTGGCGAGCCTGTTCGTGCCGACCTATTACGCGATGATCGCCAACGTGCAGCAATGGCTGGCCGACAAGCGTGGCCGGCGCCACGACGACATGGCATTGGAGTCGTCCACGCACTGA
- a CDS encoding efflux RND transporter periplasmic adaptor subunit — translation MQDNAHPMRRWRLALLGLGLAGLLAGCGSESSGQAQAAGNGQAAPPTPGQVMTLERRDIALDKSYPSLLSSENEVTVVARVSGLLEARQFEPGERVAQGDSLYAIERATYQAALDSAEADLASAKAERERAQRDAARYERLLDQNSVSRQDYDDALADLQVARASVAQAQAALDSARIDLDYTDVAAPVGGAISLSEVNVGNLVQSGTELATITPLDPLEVRFQLPQADALALRRQRDDKAAPIAATLSRPAEQGSVAQRLEGELDFLGSRVNESTSTIEARAMFDNPEGRFLPGQFVRVSLEGLKRYDVLAVPEIAVTEGLMGPQVFVLDDEDKARSRTVELGETAGHWLIIKGGLEVGDRVLASDPGGVQPGITIDPQPFDGDAASGS, via the coding sequence ATGCAGGATAACGCACACCCGATGCGCCGCTGGCGCCTGGCGTTGCTGGGCCTTGGCCTGGCGGGGCTGCTGGCCGGCTGCGGCAGCGAGTCGAGTGGCCAGGCCCAGGCCGCGGGGAACGGTCAGGCGGCGCCGCCGACGCCCGGTCAGGTCATGACCCTCGAGCGGCGCGATATCGCGCTGGACAAGTCCTACCCGTCGCTGCTCTCCAGCGAGAACGAGGTCACGGTGGTGGCGCGGGTCAGCGGTCTGCTCGAGGCACGTCAGTTCGAGCCTGGCGAGCGAGTCGCACAGGGCGACAGCCTCTATGCCATCGAGCGGGCCACCTACCAGGCGGCGCTGGACAGCGCCGAGGCCGACCTCGCCAGCGCCAAGGCCGAGCGGGAGCGTGCTCAGCGGGACGCCGCCCGCTACGAACGATTGCTCGATCAGAACTCGGTGAGTCGTCAGGACTACGACGATGCGCTGGCGGACCTGCAGGTGGCAAGGGCCAGCGTGGCTCAGGCGCAGGCGGCGCTGGACAGCGCCCGCATCGACCTGGACTACACCGACGTCGCCGCCCCGGTCGGCGGCGCGATCAGCCTGAGCGAGGTCAACGTCGGCAACCTGGTGCAGTCCGGCACCGAGCTTGCCACCATCACTCCGTTGGATCCCCTCGAGGTGCGCTTCCAGCTGCCCCAGGCCGACGCCCTGGCGCTGCGGCGTCAGCGTGACGACAAGGCCGCCCCGATCGCGGCAACCCTGTCGCGTCCCGCGGAGCAGGGGAGTGTCGCCCAGCGTCTCGAAGGCGAGCTCGACTTCCTGGGTAGCCGGGTCAACGAGAGCACCAGCACCATCGAGGCCCGGGCCATGTTCGACAATCCCGAGGGCCGCTTTCTGCCGGGGCAGTTCGTGCGTGTCTCCCTCGAGGGCCTCAAGCGCTATGACGTCCTGGCGGTTCCCGAGATCGCCGTGACCGAGGGGCTGATGGGACCGCAGGTGTTCGTGCTGGACGACGAGGACAAGGCGCGGTCGCGTACCGTGGAGCTCGGCGAGACCGCCGGCCACTGGCTGATCATCAAGGGCGGCCTCGAGGTCGGTGACCGGGTGCTCGCCAGCGACCCGGGCGGTGTTCAGCCGGGTATCACCATCGACCCCCAGCCCTTCGACGGCGACGCAGCGAGCGGGAGCTGA